One Fundidesulfovibrio terrae genomic window carries:
- a CDS encoding DUF6125 family protein, translating to MSEDKAVLAASVLESIRLIASHYGLWLATAVDRLGLEKALVAEGRAGDLATSLALKRLGQDGNPFEKMSGEELENLLDALGKLWLAMDGVWFQAVEAQQGMDGAKAVNDACWTRFAPLEARRIKAVLGLPEEGGLDALEAAFRHRFSSRINEVAIDRDAESLTLRYVNCRVQSARRRKGLADYPCKSAGVAEFEGFARGVDPRIDTACLACPPGPLGEGEFCSWRFTLKAG from the coding sequence GTGTCAGAAGACAAAGCCGTCCTGGCCGCCTCGGTGTTGGAGTCCATCCGCCTCATAGCCTCCCATTACGGCCTGTGGCTGGCCACGGCCGTCGACCGTCTGGGGCTCGAGAAGGCCCTGGTGGCTGAGGGAAGGGCGGGGGACCTGGCCACCTCCCTGGCGCTCAAGCGCCTGGGGCAGGATGGAAATCCCTTCGAGAAGATGTCCGGCGAGGAGCTGGAAAACCTCCTGGACGCGCTCGGCAAGCTCTGGCTGGCCATGGACGGCGTCTGGTTCCAGGCAGTGGAGGCCCAACAGGGCATGGACGGGGCCAAGGCCGTCAACGACGCCTGCTGGACCCGCTTCGCCCCTCTGGAAGCCAGGCGCATCAAGGCCGTGCTCGGCCTGCCGGAGGAGGGCGGGCTCGACGCCTTGGAGGCGGCCTTCAGGCACCGTTTTTCGAGCCGCATCAACGAGGTTGCAATCGACAGGGACGCAGAATCCCTGACGCTTCGCTACGTGAACTGCCGGGTGCAGTCCGCCCGCCGCCGCAAAGGGCTTGCGGACTATCCCTGCAAGTCCGCCGGGGTGGCCGAGTTCGAAGGGTTCGCCCGGGGCGTGGACCCGCGCATCGACACCGCCTGTCTGGCCTGCCCGCCAGGTCCCCTGGGCGAGGGCGAGTTTTGCTCCTGGCGTTTCACCCTCAAGGCGGGTTAG
- a CDS encoding sigma-54-dependent Fis family transcriptional regulator produces MLETVLAFTRALFEDLDPKTFQRRFLDGLLAIQNVERGSLWVRRNGVIACIEAAGEESERILGVELPADKPSVVGWVMDNARMTIAEPGKDPRHYKAMEDGLAAKSTLILCYPLILRDGTVYGAVELIDTAARGGRLNLRKDYLELLEYLVAVGSVALGQALAFESKERECRGLKNALERFKGQPPIVGHSSAVREAMKKVYSYARTDFPVLITGESGTGKELFAQAIHQASPRKDKPFFVQNCSAIPETLLESELFGYRKGAFTGADRDKTGLFEAAEGGTVFLDEIGDMAPPLQAKILRLIQNSEVKPLGGAATRTVDVRIISATNKDLPKAIEDGEFREDLFYRLNVLPLALPPLRERSEDVPELLDYFIKRDCLRLGLGAKRLSAQASARLSGYSWRGNIREMENLVKYILTVVEGELIEERDLPGHITGDAGSAARGGEGVGQDASELCAMTWDELERRYTLDILEKYRWNVTRAAKHAGVNRSTFDSRLKKLGISKG; encoded by the coding sequence ATGCTCGAAACAGTCCTGGCCTTCACCCGCGCCCTCTTCGAGGACCTCGACCCCAAAACCTTCCAGCGCCGATTCCTGGACGGCCTGCTGGCCATCCAAAATGTAGAGCGCGGCTCGCTCTGGGTCAGGCGAAACGGAGTCATCGCCTGCATCGAGGCCGCTGGCGAGGAAAGCGAACGCATCCTGGGCGTGGAACTCCCCGCGGACAAGCCCAGCGTCGTGGGCTGGGTCATGGACAACGCCCGCATGACCATCGCCGAGCCCGGCAAGGACCCGCGTCACTACAAGGCCATGGAGGACGGGCTTGCCGCCAAGAGCACGCTCATCCTGTGCTATCCGCTCATTCTGCGCGACGGCACCGTCTACGGCGCGGTGGAGCTCATCGACACTGCGGCCCGGGGCGGGCGGCTCAACCTGCGCAAGGACTACCTGGAGCTTCTGGAATACCTGGTGGCCGTGGGCTCCGTGGCCTTGGGCCAGGCCCTGGCCTTCGAGAGCAAAGAGCGCGAGTGCCGGGGGCTCAAGAACGCCCTGGAGCGCTTCAAAGGCCAGCCGCCCATCGTCGGGCACTCTTCGGCCGTGCGCGAGGCCATGAAGAAGGTCTACTCCTACGCCCGTACTGATTTCCCCGTGCTCATCACCGGCGAGTCCGGCACCGGCAAGGAGCTCTTCGCCCAGGCCATCCATCAGGCCAGCCCGCGCAAGGACAAGCCGTTCTTCGTGCAGAACTGCTCGGCCATCCCGGAGACGCTCCTGGAGAGCGAGCTCTTCGGCTACCGCAAGGGGGCCTTCACCGGCGCGGACCGCGACAAGACCGGCCTGTTCGAGGCCGCCGAGGGCGGCACGGTGTTCCTGGACGAGATCGGCGACATGGCACCGCCGCTGCAGGCCAAGATTCTGCGCCTGATCCAGAACAGCGAGGTCAAGCCCCTTGGCGGGGCAGCCACCCGCACCGTGGACGTGCGCATCATTTCCGCCACCAACAAGGACCTGCCCAAGGCCATCGAGGACGGCGAGTTCCGCGAGGACCTGTTCTACCGCCTGAACGTCCTCCCGCTTGCCCTGCCGCCCCTGCGCGAGCGCAGCGAGGACGTGCCCGAGCTGCTGGACTACTTCATCAAGCGCGACTGCCTGCGCCTGGGGCTTGGGGCCAAGCGGCTCTCGGCGCAGGCCTCGGCCCGGCTGTCCGGATACTCCTGGCGGGGCAACATCCGCGAGATGGAAAACCTGGTGAAGTACATCCTCACGGTGGTCGAGGGCGAACTCATCGAGGAGCGCGATCTGCCGGGCCACATCACGGGTGATGCGGGATCGGCCGCGCGGGGGGGAGAGGGAGTCGGGCAGGACGCATCCGAACTGTGCGCCATGACCTGGGACGAGCTGGAGCGCCGCTACACCCTGGACATCCTCGAGAAATACCGCTGGAACGTCACCCGGGCCGCCAAACACGCCGGGGTGAACAGGTCCACCTTCGATTCCCGCCTGAAAAAGCTAGGCATCTCCAAGGGCTGA
- a CDS encoding FAD-dependent oxidoreductase, translating into MSEKAKEHQWYLPEKSREQLRELFKELVHPVNLHLFTLKGTNDLFNEFLSRFVDDLAFLEPRIKVHRHTVGDDASRSHKVTYSPTVLVEPERYHIRFVGAPMGEEGRSFLEALLLTSKRASGLSDESKSVLETLEEEREVKVFVSPTCPYCPAQAVNAFRAAVERPDKVRAWCVEIGQMHELADRYGVGSVPQTNFNEKLNILGLEPELRFVGELVLLKDMQAMLEAPRHKPGETVEVDCLILGAGPAGLTAGIYAGRAGLKTIILEKATIGGQVALTPVVENYPGFANIPGITLMEVMAAQARQYCEIIQEEPVSLSATKDAIEARTASLAVKAKALLITTGATWKKLDAPGEAEYFGHGVNYCATCDGYLYKGRTVLVVGGGNTALTDALYLKNLGVDVSIVHRRGEFRAERYLSDTVGREKIPTYMNSVVEAILGDVKVNAVALRDTVTGGTKKVKTDGVFVAIGETPNSEPAARLGCRLTEEGNIVVDSRMRTNVPRVYAAGDVTGGVRQIITAVGQGGTAALSIFEDLAASEHS; encoded by the coding sequence ATGTCCGAAAAAGCCAAGGAACACCAGTGGTATCTGCCCGAAAAAAGCCGGGAACAGCTGCGCGAGCTCTTCAAGGAGCTTGTGCATCCCGTCAACCTGCACCTCTTCACCCTGAAGGGGACCAACGATCTCTTCAACGAGTTCCTGTCGCGCTTCGTGGACGACCTGGCCTTCCTCGAGCCCCGCATCAAGGTCCACCGCCACACCGTGGGCGACGACGCGTCGCGCAGCCACAAGGTCACGTACTCCCCCACCGTACTCGTGGAGCCTGAGCGCTACCACATCCGGTTCGTGGGCGCGCCCATGGGCGAAGAGGGACGTTCCTTCCTGGAGGCCCTGCTCCTCACCTCCAAGCGCGCCTCGGGGCTGTCCGACGAGTCGAAATCCGTACTGGAGACGCTTGAGGAGGAACGCGAGGTCAAGGTTTTCGTCAGCCCTACCTGCCCCTACTGCCCGGCCCAGGCGGTCAACGCCTTCCGCGCCGCCGTGGAGCGCCCGGACAAGGTGCGCGCCTGGTGCGTGGAGATCGGCCAGATGCACGAGCTGGCCGACCGCTACGGCGTGGGCAGCGTTCCCCAGACCAACTTCAACGAAAAGTTGAACATCCTGGGGCTCGAGCCCGAGCTGCGCTTCGTGGGCGAACTGGTGCTGCTCAAAGACATGCAGGCCATGCTGGAAGCGCCCCGCCACAAGCCCGGCGAGACCGTGGAGGTCGACTGCCTGATCCTCGGCGCCGGCCCGGCCGGGCTCACGGCGGGCATCTACGCGGGCCGGGCGGGACTCAAGACCATCATCCTGGAGAAGGCCACCATCGGCGGCCAGGTGGCCCTGACACCCGTGGTTGAGAACTATCCCGGCTTCGCCAACATCCCGGGCATCACCCTCATGGAGGTCATGGCCGCCCAGGCCAGGCAGTACTGCGAGATCATCCAGGAGGAGCCCGTGAGCCTAAGCGCCACGAAGGACGCGATCGAGGCCCGGACCGCCTCCCTCGCGGTCAAGGCCAAGGCCCTTCTCATCACCACCGGGGCCACCTGGAAGAAGCTTGATGCGCCGGGCGAGGCCGAATACTTCGGGCACGGGGTGAACTACTGCGCCACCTGCGACGGCTACCTCTACAAGGGCCGCACGGTGCTGGTGGTGGGCGGGGGCAACACGGCGCTGACCGACGCCCTCTACCTCAAGAACCTGGGAGTGGACGTCTCCATCGTGCACCGGCGGGGCGAGTTCAGGGCCGAGCGCTACCTGTCGGACACCGTTGGCCGCGAAAAGATTCCCACCTACATGAACAGTGTCGTGGAAGCCATCCTGGGCGACGTGAAGGTCAACGCCGTGGCCCTGCGCGACACAGTGACAGGCGGGACCAAGAAGGTGAAAACGGACGGGGTGTTCGTGGCCATCGGCGAGACGCCCAACTCAGAACCGGCCGCACGCCTGGGCTGCCGCCTGACCGAAGAGGGCAACATCGTGGTGGATAGCCGCATGCGCACCAATGTGCCCCGCGTCTACGCGGCCGGGGACGTGACCGGCGGCGTGCGCCAGATCATCACCGCCGTGGGCCAGGGCGGCACGGCGGCGCTGAGCATCTTCGAGGATCTTGCAGCCAGCGAGCACTCCTGA
- a CDS encoding O-acetylhomoserine aminocarboxypropyltransferase/cysteine synthase family protein — protein sequence MTAKKQGIETLALHAGQTPDSQTGSRAVPIYQTTSYAFRDTEHAANLFALKEFGYIYSRIMNPTNDVLENRLAAMHGGSAGLVTASGMAAIFYAVAAITQAGQNIVSGSNLYGGTVTLFAHTLKRFGIEVRFVDSSDPANFAKAIDENTRLLFTESIGNPRCNVDDMEGIAKVAHDHGLPLIVDNTVSPPPILNPFDMGADICVYSLTKITGGHGTSIGGAIVEKGTFDWGAQGRYPEITEPDPTYHGVNFYKSFCGLEGDQLKCMAYLLKVRCGLLRDTGACLAPLNSFLILQGVETLPLRARAHCDNAMKVASYLSTHPAVTFVNYAALPGHKDFDRAKRYFPLGPGAVFGFGVKGGLEAGRKFIDAVKLCSHLANILDAKTLVIHPASTTHSQLTPQEQMDAGVTPDLVRISVGLETAEDIIADLDQALAASQA from the coding sequence ATGACCGCCAAGAAGCAAGGCATCGAAACCCTGGCCCTGCATGCCGGCCAGACCCCGGACAGCCAGACCGGTTCCCGGGCCGTGCCCATCTACCAGACCACGTCCTACGCCTTCCGTGATACCGAGCACGCCGCCAACCTCTTCGCCTTGAAGGAGTTCGGCTACATCTACTCGCGGATCATGAACCCCACCAACGACGTCCTGGAGAACCGCCTGGCGGCCATGCACGGCGGCTCGGCCGGCCTGGTCACGGCGTCCGGCATGGCGGCCATCTTCTACGCCGTGGCGGCCATCACCCAGGCCGGGCAGAATATCGTTTCAGGCTCCAACCTCTACGGCGGAACAGTGACTCTGTTCGCCCACACGCTCAAGCGCTTCGGCATTGAGGTGCGCTTCGTGGACTCGTCCGATCCGGCCAACTTCGCCAAGGCCATCGACGAGAACACCCGTCTGCTGTTCACCGAGTCCATCGGCAACCCGCGCTGCAATGTGGACGACATGGAGGGGATCGCCAAGGTTGCCCACGACCACGGCCTGCCGCTCATCGTGGACAACACCGTGTCCCCGCCGCCCATCCTGAACCCCTTCGACATGGGGGCGGACATCTGCGTGTATTCGCTCACCAAGATCACCGGGGGGCACGGCACCTCCATCGGCGGAGCCATCGTGGAAAAGGGCACCTTCGACTGGGGGGCGCAGGGCAGGTATCCCGAGATCACCGAGCCCGACCCCACCTACCACGGGGTGAACTTCTACAAGAGCTTTTGCGGCCTGGAGGGCGACCAGCTCAAATGCATGGCCTACCTGCTCAAGGTGCGCTGCGGACTTCTGCGCGACACCGGCGCGTGTCTGGCTCCGCTCAACTCCTTCCTCATCCTGCAGGGCGTGGAAACCCTGCCGCTTCGGGCAAGAGCCCACTGCGACAACGCCATGAAGGTGGCCTCGTACCTGAGCACGCACCCGGCGGTCACGTTCGTGAACTACGCCGCGCTTCCCGGCCACAAGGACTTTGATCGGGCCAAGCGCTACTTCCCCCTGGGCCCGGGCGCGGTGTTCGGCTTCGGGGTCAAGGGCGGGCTCGAGGCGGGCAGGAAGTTCATCGACGCGGTGAAGCTCTGCTCGCACCTGGCCAACATCCTGGACGCCAAGACCCTGGTGATCCACCCGGCCTCCACCACCCACTCCCAGCTGACCCCGCAGGAGCAAATGGACGCCGGGGTCACGCCCGACCTGGTACGCATCTCCGTGGGCCTGGAGACTGCCGAGGACATCATCGCGGACCTGGACCAGGCCCTCGCCGCGAGCCAGGCGTGA
- the rsmA gene encoding 16S rRNA (adenine(1518)-N(6)/adenine(1519)-N(6))-dimethyltransferase RsmA — protein MREDRAGRHQRPPQARSGPETGPGGGFAGRPKRSLGQNFLTDPNVARKIVAALRIEPGDTVVEIGPGRGALTEHLMESGAGRVIALEKDSELAPELPRRFPGLAVVNADALAFPWGRLDRLPRVRVVGNLPYNVASPLMWDIASLSTGFARAVFMVQLEVAERIVAVPRTKDYGGLSVWLQSFVTAEKLFKVGPQVFTPRPKVDSAVVSFTPKPISERPVQPERFARLIKRLFGMRRKQLGRILGPDLSDDARRYLESENLGASSRPEELRPDVMYKLLKYFV, from the coding sequence GTGAGGGAGGATCGCGCCGGCAGGCACCAACGGCCCCCTCAGGCGCGCTCCGGACCCGAAACGGGCCCGGGGGGCGGCTTTGCGGGCAGGCCCAAGCGCAGCCTCGGACAGAACTTCCTCACCGACCCCAACGTGGCCCGCAAGATCGTCGCGGCGCTACGCATCGAGCCAGGGGACACGGTGGTGGAGATCGGCCCCGGCCGGGGCGCGCTCACCGAGCATCTGATGGAGTCCGGGGCCGGGCGGGTGATCGCCCTGGAGAAGGACTCGGAGCTGGCCCCGGAGCTTCCCCGGCGCTTCCCCGGCCTGGCCGTGGTCAACGCGGACGCCCTGGCGTTTCCCTGGGGGCGCCTGGACCGGCTTCCCCGCGTGCGCGTCGTGGGCAACCTGCCTTACAACGTGGCCTCCCCGCTCATGTGGGACATCGCCTCGCTCAGCACCGGGTTCGCCCGGGCGGTGTTCATGGTGCAGCTGGAGGTGGCCGAACGCATCGTGGCCGTGCCCCGCACCAAGGACTACGGGGGCTTAAGCGTCTGGTTGCAGAGTTTCGTCACGGCCGAGAAGCTCTTCAAGGTGGGGCCGCAGGTGTTCACGCCCAGGCCCAAGGTGGATTCGGCGGTGGTGTCGTTTACGCCCAAGCCGATTTCCGAGCGGCCCGTCCAGCCGGAACGGTTCGCACGGCTGATCAAGCGCCTCTTCGGCATGCGCCGCAAGCAGCTGGGGCGCATACTGGGTCCGGATTTATCGGATGACGCAAGGCGGTATCTGGAAAGTGAAAATCTGGGGGCGTCCAGCCGCCCGGAGGAACTCCGTCCTGATGTTATGTATAAACTTTTGAAATATTTTGTTTAA
- a CDS encoding HU family DNA-binding protein produces MTKADLVVKIAEKAGITKANAERALNAFLEAVEGTLVSDGKLTLTGFGTFLVEERQARTGRNPRTGAEIKIPASKVVKFRPGKLLKDSVK; encoded by the coding sequence ATGACGAAGGCTGACCTGGTTGTTAAAATTGCTGAGAAGGCCGGTATCACCAAGGCCAACGCCGAACGCGCCCTGAACGCCTTCCTGGAGGCTGTTGAGGGTACCCTGGTTTCCGACGGCAAGCTGACCCTGACCGGCTTCGGCACCTTCCTGGTGGAAGAGCGCCAGGCCCGCACCGGCCGCAATCCCCGCACCGGCGCTGAAATCAAGATTCCCGCCTCCAAGGTGGTGAAGTTCCGCCCCGGCAAGCTGCTGAAGGACTCCGTAAAGTAG
- the rpsU gene encoding 30S ribosomal protein S21, which produces MPGVYLEESDNFDISLRRFKKQVEKAGVLSELKKRQHYEKPSVMRKKKKAAARKRLLKKMRKINQM; this is translated from the coding sequence TTGCCCGGTGTTTACCTTGAAGAATCCGACAACTTCGACATCTCCCTGCGTCGTTTCAAGAAGCAGGTTGAGAAGGCCGGTGTTCTCTCTGAGCTGAAGAAGCGTCAGCACTACGAGAAGCCGAGCGTCATGCGCAAGAAGAAGAAGGCTGCGGCTCGCAAGCGTCTGCTCAAGAAAATGCGCAAAATCAATCAGATGTAA
- a CDS encoding GatB/YqeY domain-containing protein has protein sequence MTLQEQIEKDFLVAYKAKEEVRVAVLRMLKTAAKNRQVELLRPLADEEVLEVIARQVKQRQESIEQFRLAGRGEMADREAAEMAVLKGYLPTQLSPEETAAAVDAAIAETGASSAKEMGKVMQAVMAKHKGRIDGKVVNELVRQRLG, from the coding sequence ATGACACTCCAAGAACAGATCGAAAAAGACTTTCTGGTCGCCTACAAGGCCAAGGAAGAGGTTCGGGTGGCCGTCTTGAGAATGCTCAAGACGGCCGCCAAGAACCGCCAGGTGGAGCTTTTGCGCCCTCTCGCCGACGAGGAGGTACTTGAGGTCATCGCCCGGCAGGTCAAGCAGCGCCAGGAGTCCATCGAACAATTCCGCCTAGCGGGCCGGGGCGAGATGGCCGACCGCGAGGCGGCCGAAATGGCCGTGCTCAAGGGCTATCTCCCCACGCAACTCTCGCCCGAGGAAACCGCCGCCGCCGTGGACGCCGCCATCGCGGAAACCGGAGCCTCCTCTGCCAAGGAGATGGGCAAGGTGATGCAGGCGGTCATGGCCAAGCACAAGGGCCGCATCGACGGCAAGGTCGTCAACGAGCTGGTCAGGCAGAGGCTCGGCTAG
- a CDS encoding endonuclease MutS2, translating to MHSRALVQLEFPKVLAHLSRLAASEPGAEACLAVAPMESAALLARAQELLRQAVACVSDTGLRIVAFPGLEGVFHYLAQAQRTLDADGLWAVREVLEAARTLREHFEGSETSRWPLLAESVMGCPWPERLFPALKRCLAKDGGLRDESSPELFSVRQEIRRIHQRCTSQVKDFVAKEGLAAFLQDDYMTISSDRYVLPLKTNFKGRIQGIIHDYSQTGETCYVEPMFLVEVNNRLQELKREEREEELKVLKYLTGLARDEEDALRGAYHLMVDTDVLLAKASLAGLLEGYVPDVGGEGSVELFAARHPLLALSEPGKARPVDVLLKPDQRALIISGANAAGKTVCLKTLGLTAVMALAGLPVAAREGSRLPFWKDVYVFMGDEQSLEDHLSTFTAQISHLSGVWGKLGPHCLVLLDEFGAGTDPAQGAALAQAVVDKLLEKGVFAAAATHFPALKAYGLTKPGARSASMLFDPRSKKPLYVLAYDQVGASVALDVARDCGLAEEVLDQAQKYLLMGGEDSARLFERLNELALERELELRELAKEKLKLEERRRKLAESFEKERKKLLDDLAAKARTILRQAEQEKIGRKQALKELAETRKSVEKLGPETAPEAPQAPAFSWEDLKAGGRVRLKGWDKAGTVLEKDEKRRSLKVDMGGVSLWAAFEDVAPAFGAGASPAKASGASSLSGAASGRHGVSVAASASAASAPLGPSMVLDLRGMRADAALADLASFLDKAILRGVSSLEIVHGRGTGALRREVHAFLKDFPSVASFELAPEDRGGDGMTMVELK from the coding sequence ATGCATTCCCGCGCCCTTGTCCAGCTTGAGTTTCCCAAGGTGCTGGCCCATCTGTCCAGACTCGCCGCAAGCGAACCCGGAGCCGAGGCATGCCTGGCGGTGGCACCCATGGAGAGCGCCGCGCTCCTGGCCCGCGCCCAGGAGCTCCTGCGTCAGGCCGTGGCCTGCGTTTCGGACACGGGACTGCGCATTGTCGCCTTCCCCGGTCTCGAGGGGGTGTTCCACTACCTTGCCCAGGCCCAGCGCACCCTGGACGCCGATGGCCTGTGGGCCGTGCGCGAGGTGCTCGAGGCCGCGCGTACCCTGCGCGAACATTTCGAGGGAAGCGAGACCAGCCGTTGGCCCTTGCTGGCCGAATCGGTCATGGGCTGCCCCTGGCCCGAGCGCCTGTTCCCGGCCCTCAAGCGTTGCCTGGCCAAGGACGGCGGGCTGCGGGACGAATCGAGCCCTGAGCTCTTCTCGGTGCGCCAGGAGATCCGCCGCATCCACCAGCGCTGCACCTCGCAGGTGAAGGATTTCGTCGCCAAGGAGGGCCTCGCGGCCTTCCTCCAGGACGACTACATGACCATCTCCTCGGACCGCTACGTGCTGCCCCTCAAGACCAACTTCAAGGGGCGCATCCAGGGCATCATCCACGACTACTCCCAGACCGGCGAGACCTGCTACGTGGAGCCCATGTTCCTGGTGGAGGTCAACAACCGCCTGCAGGAACTCAAACGCGAGGAGCGCGAGGAAGAACTCAAGGTCCTCAAGTACCTCACGGGTCTGGCCCGGGACGAGGAGGACGCCCTGCGCGGCGCCTACCATCTCATGGTGGACACCGACGTGCTCCTGGCCAAGGCTTCCCTGGCCGGACTGTTGGAGGGGTACGTGCCGGACGTGGGCGGGGAGGGCTCCGTGGAACTCTTCGCGGCCCGTCATCCCCTGCTGGCCCTGTCCGAGCCCGGCAAGGCCCGCCCGGTGGACGTGCTTCTGAAACCTGACCAGCGGGCGCTGATCATCAGCGGGGCCAACGCCGCAGGCAAGACCGTGTGCCTGAAGACGCTTGGGCTCACGGCGGTCATGGCCCTGGCCGGACTGCCCGTGGCCGCGCGCGAAGGCAGCCGCCTGCCCTTCTGGAAGGACGTCTACGTTTTCATGGGCGACGAGCAGAGCCTGGAGGACCACCTCTCCACCTTCACCGCCCAGATCAGCCACTTAAGCGGCGTCTGGGGCAAGCTCGGGCCGCACTGCCTGGTGCTCCTGGACGAGTTCGGCGCGGGCACCGACCCGGCCCAGGGCGCGGCCCTGGCCCAGGCCGTGGTGGACAAGCTTCTGGAGAAGGGCGTGTTCGCGGCCGCGGCCACGCACTTCCCGGCGCTCAAGGCATACGGCCTCACCAAGCCCGGGGCGCGCTCGGCCTCCATGCTCTTCGACCCCAGGTCCAAGAAGCCGCTCTACGTGCTGGCCTACGACCAGGTGGGCGCGTCCGTCGCCTTGGACGTGGCCCGTGATTGCGGTCTGGCCGAAGAAGTGCTGGACCAAGCCCAGAAGTACCTGCTCATGGGCGGCGAGGACTCGGCCCGGCTGTTCGAGCGCTTAAACGAGCTTGCGCTCGAGCGTGAGCTGGAGCTTCGCGAGCTGGCCAAGGAAAAGCTCAAGCTGGAGGAGCGTCGCCGCAAGCTGGCCGAGAGCTTCGAAAAGGAGCGCAAGAAGCTCCTGGACGACCTGGCCGCCAAGGCGCGCACCATCCTGCGCCAGGCCGAGCAGGAGAAGATCGGGCGCAAGCAGGCCCTCAAGGAACTGGCCGAGACGCGCAAGTCGGTTGAGAAGCTCGGGCCGGAAACCGCCCCCGAGGCGCCCCAGGCTCCGGCCTTCTCCTGGGAAGACCTGAAGGCCGGCGGGCGCGTGCGCCTCAAGGGCTGGGACAAGGCCGGAACCGTGCTGGAGAAGGACGAGAAGCGCCGCTCCCTCAAGGTGGACATGGGGGGCGTCAGCCTCTGGGCCGCCTTCGAGGATGTGGCCCCGGCCTTCGGGGCGGGCGCCTCCCCGGCCAAGGCCTCTGGCGCATCCTCACTTTCGGGCGCGGCTTCGGGCAGGCACGGTGTATCCGTAGCCGCATCTGCGTCCGCCGCCAGCGCCCCCTTGGGGCCGTCCATGGTGCTGGACCTGCGGGGCATGCGCGCCGACGCGGCCCTGGCCGATCTGGCCAGCTTCCTGGACAAGGCCATCCTGCGCGGCGTCTCCAGCCTGGAGATCGTGCACGGGCGCGGCACCGGGGCGCTTCGGCGCGAGGTGCACGCCTTCCTGAAGGATTTTCCCTCCGTGGCCTCGTTCGAGCTGGCCCCCGAGGACCGGGGCGGAGACGGCATGACCATGGTCGAATTGAAATAA